In Deefgea piscis, the DNA window TCAATCACATTATCAAAATGACGGGTCGTGCGTTCAATTTTACCTGAAACGTATTCACGAATCGCTGGTGTAACTTCCAGATGATGACCACTAATGTTGAGGTTCATATACTACTCCTTCGGTTCTTCATGCTTTTATAAGGCAGTGCTTTTATAAGCACTTGCGCAGATTAACGGGAGGAATCATTAATGCCTCCCTGTACTTAGCAACGGTGCGCCGCGCAACCACAACACCTTGCCGTGCGAGTTCTTCAGTTATAGCACTATCGGATAATGGCTTGTGCTGATTTTCTTGCTGTACCAGTTGTTTGATCAAAGCCTTAATCGATGTTGCTGAGTTTTCACCACCGCTTTCACTTTCAACATGACTGCCAAAAAAATATTTGTATTCAAAAACACCGCGCGGAGTCAGCATGTATTTTTGCGTTGTTACTCGAGAAATCGTCGATTCATGCAATTCAAGCTCATCGGCAATATCGCGCAGCACTAAAGGCCGCATTGCCACTTCACCATACTCAAAAAATGCTTTTTGTCGCATTACGATTGCTTCTGCGACACGTAAAATCGTACTGCCTCGTTGCTCAACACTTTTAATCAGCCAACGTGCTTCTTGTAGCTTACCACTGAGTGCTGCTGCTGAGTCGCCTTGTAGTAACTTTGCATACAATTCATTGACTCTTAGCTTGGGCTGGGCCGCACTATTTAAGCGTACCTGCCATTGCCCACGCACCTTGGTCACAATCACATCAGGGAGCACGTAGCGTATCGTCTCTGCTGACCAATTGGCACCCGGTCTTGGCGTTAAACGCCGAATTAATATTTGCGCTTCTTTGAGTGCCACTTCATCGCACTGCAGTTGACGTTTAAGTCTAGTGTAATCCCGTTGCGCCAATAAATCGAGGCCTTCATTCACCAATCGAATGGCAATATTTCGAATGGTGCTTTCTGGCAAGACTCGCAATTGCAATGTTAACGACTCGGGCAAATCACGTGCGCCGACACCGAGTGGTTCTAGTTGCTGTAAATGTTGTAGCGCAATTTGTAATTCTTCT includes these proteins:
- a CDS encoding RNA polymerase factor sigma-54, whose protein sequence is MKQTLQLRMSQQLNLTPQLQQSIKLLQLSTLDFQQEIEQFLAENPMLEREDGVQDAGEEAEKPEVSEIVEDGDSLRWDEVRSNASFDEGDENDPALRVAKLYSLRDYLLAQTGCLPLSARDNALISLLIDALDDDGMLSQSLEEIYAQLPESLVLELELEPEELQIALQHLQQLEPLGVGARDLPESLTLQLRVLPESTIRNIAIRLVNEGLDLLAQRDYTRLKRQLQCDEVALKEAQILIRRLTPRPGANWSAETIRYVLPDVIVTKVRGQWQVRLNSAAQPKLRVNELYAKLLQGDSAAALSGKLQEARWLIKSVEQRGSTILRVAEAIVMRQKAFFEYGEVAMRPLVLRDIADELELHESTISRVTTQKYMLTPRGVFEYKYFFGSHVESESGGENSATSIKALIKQLVQQENQHKPLSDSAITEELARQGVVVARRTVAKYREALMIPPVNLRKCL